The genomic segment cacacacacacacacacacacacacacacacaccctgtgatCACACTGTCAACTCAGTCCTGTGTGAGTCTCTAGTGACCCACCCAAACACACACGGATCATTAAACCTGATCACATCAGGTAGTTTCCAGCCCTTATTCATCACAATGGAAAACACAATCAGTGTTATATATACAATTAGCTTCACTTAGATTGAGCTTTGGATGATAAGAGGCCTCTGGTGAACACCTGGGTATTACAAGACCATTGAAATCACACACTGAGGGTCATTCAGCCAAACCCGAGGACATCAGGAAGACAATCAAGAGTCTCAAACACAGGCTGAGCTGATGCATCCAGAACCCTGATTTATACACAGACACGAGctcagagtgtgtgtgagagagtctgaTCCaaagctgcatgtgtgtgtgtttgagagagagagagtctgatccagagctgtgtgtgtttgagagagagagtgtgtctgatccaaagctgcatgtgtgtgtgtttgagagagagtgtctgatccagagctgcgtgtgtgtgtttgagagagagtgtgtgagagagtctgaTCCaaagctgcatgtgtgtgtgtttgagtgagagtgtgtctgatccagatctgtgtgtgtttgagagagagagagagagagtctgatccagagctgcgtgtgtgtgtttgagagggagtgtgtgagagtgtctgaTCCAGTATGTGTGTGAGCGAGTAAGTGTGAGTGTGTTCTCGAGCAGAAGGCCGACAGCGAGCTCATGATGTGCTCTGAGAGTCCTcggacaccacacacacacacacacacacagactgagtcCAGAATCACTAATCACGGCTGATCCGAGCGTGTCCCGGAGCTCAATCTGACGGATGTTAATAAACACACACTTTTATTACGAGCTGCGACGTGCGCGAGCTCGATGCTAACGGCTAACACGGCTAGCTAGCCGCGCGGCTAACGCCTTTTCATCACACATCTTGACTAATTTATCCACACCAATCCCGCATGAAGGCTCGTATCCGAGCACATTCGGCGGGAGGCGCGACACGAGAGCTCGGGAGCGGGTGATTCCGCGGTTATATTTCGGGAAGCGGCGGTGGAACTGCTCGACGTCACGCGGGCTTTACCTCCAGATCGCGGCCTTTATTCTTGAAGTTCTTCAGTCGCTGCTTGTCCAGCTTCTCGCTGTCGCTCATGATGCCGATGTGTGTTAATACTCGGTTTGATCCAGACGCGCTCGTGGCTCTCAGGAGCTGCTGTGTTCGCTCGGCTCTTGTAGACACCGGAGTGTGTTATGCTAATGAGGCGTGGTGCATGCTGGGATCGCCGGTGGAGCGGGAGGAACCACAGTTATATCCATAGGTTATATCACCAAACAGATCAGTGTGAGCACTGCGCTGTGGACTGTAGAGAAATACATGGGTTATTTAAGATAGTTTTAGATTAACGTTAATTTACAGCCTTCATCGGTTTGGTTATTTTAAGAAGATCCTTTTGAAGTGAtcggcaaaacaaacaaaaatcttattttttaacttttttttttaattacataattgCTAATTACTTCAATACTATACAAACAGTAATATACAAATCtatttaagatttattattattattatttattatattatttttattataattattatgtcaGTGGTGTATTGTCTCCGGCAGGTGGCGCTCTGTAGTTGACTGGATTCCCGAATTCACCTTCACTCGCGAGACATGAAATGATCTGAAGCGGCAGATTCGCCACACACTCCAGTATTATGGGACTTTTGCCTGTCGCTCTCCCTTAGCATTTCATCTTCAGTCTTGTTTACTGCTTATATCATTGTATAATGTTTGTTACTACCCCCTGCAAGAGGGCAAATGCTACAGTTTACataaattatgacattaaaagTGAATACATTTAACTAACCTTAGCAGTAAATGAGAGAGATGAGAGTTAGTGGTCCTCTTTGTTGTGTGAGGATGCTGCAGTTGTCATGGTAACTCTACTCAATTCAGAAAATGCAGCTGGACTGTCCAGTGCAAACTCATTAtaacacatatatattaaatatagaaataaatatgttaaactaAATTTGTAActttcaataaaaatgtaatttgatagttcccaaataaaatgataaatactgTGTTTCTTGTAAGAGCAGATGAAGTCCATAGATCATAGTAAGTAAACCTcaacacattatataaacacatacatacatttattaatgcaacaaaacaaataaaaactatattcaaCCGTCAGCACAAACAGAGTTTTAATGAATTgctcaaaaaagtatttttcagtCATGAACTAAAGACGCGTAAGATGCATCCTTTACATCGTTCATCTTgagttaatatttaatataaacattcattttgttaTTCTTTGTCTCAGAGAGACATCGATATGTAAAGCAATGCATTGAATGTGTAATGTGCACGTGACACGTGTGGACACTGTAAACACATTCTGGACAACACCACACCTTTGGCAAATAAATTCATCATAAGAGCATGTTGATTAAAATAAGGCAACAAACTTGAAGTTAAACCCTCCAATGATCACTGAATCAAGTCAAGGCTGGAAGTCAGATATACCTGAAATATATAAAAGTGTTTCAGTAAAgatgttttggtaacactttatatataactgcatgctattaatcattagttaagcattaggaaacagttaattcatcatttataaagcattaatagacatttataagcagttaataaataaatatataaatgctttatacctgatttaagaacatatctataatgtatttaataattgttttttcatactttattaatgatcaatttatcatttctaaattaagtatagcattgtttacacaccagttattaaggagttgtcagtggttcataagatcacttagaaagtgtacgtaaatgattaataaactatttaaatgtgcattcatacatctttttattcagacatatagtaatagttacttatagtgttaataaatggtttgttaacatgtatttctaatgtaattcagggttaattccggtattgttagttaactattgttgtgagctcatctaaagtgaggactatttatgccttgtaaagcttttacaaatgagatttaaaggctgttaatatttctatgttctgtatcactgtgttgtgtttgtttctgttttttgtttagaggataactgagcctttaaatatcctttataaatgctttacaaggcataactagtcctcactttagatgagctcacataaatagttaactgaccactactaaatgctttataactacctgaatttactacatttcttgtgatcttatgaatcactggcaactcctaaataactggtttttaaataatgctatacttcattgagaaattataaattgatcatgaatgaagtatgaaaatacaattaaacacattatagatatgcttttaaatcaataatacagcatttatatctgtatttataaactgcttattactgtctattaatgctttatatattatgaatgatctgtttactaatgcttaattaatgattaatagtgtgcagttattataaagtgtcaccGATGTTTTTTCTACGATGTGTTTTTACGAACTGATTTCAGTTtctaaactttatttaacataccATATGTGTTAGATGGGTTCCAACTTCTAATTGTTGAAAACAGCACATATATAATGACCAGGTTAATTAAACCAAACAAGACTAGTCTATTGATTCTTcaagattgtgtttgtgtgtttcataaGGGAACAATTCCTTTAATGAGGAATAATTGCATTTAACATAAATACAAACAGTAGCTTctccaaaaatatgtttttatctaaCGTTAGGCTCAGGTGTAATGTTAATCATTCATCCAGTCACTTGTTCATTAAATTATATGTTATGATATCACACATGGGATCTGATTCTCCTTCGCTGGCTGGGGCCTGGAGCCTCTCTTCCTGAACTTGACCACCATCACAGTGATGTTGTCTGGACAGCTGCAAAAACACCTGAAGCACGATGCTCTTCGCACCAAAGTGCGGTTCAACCAGACACGCTTTAATGAAATGCACGGCTTCCTCATTGCTGAAGGCATCCCAGAGTCCATTTGACGCCAGGATCATGAACTGAGGCTGTAGCCTGtccaggtcaaaggtcagcacGTCGGGGTCAGGGATCAGCACGTTCAGGTTCTTCAGGGGGTAGTCACAGAGTGACCGGGACATGGCCAGAACACCCTGACTCACCACGAGCCGTTAAAACTGATGAAACCACCTACAGCAGAGAaactcatgtttgtttttgtgtaaagtgtgttcatcccataggcgtaatggtttttatacaccaaccctacccctcacaggaaactttgtgcatttttactttctcaaaaaaataatgatttataagtgttttgaaaaatggggacatgggttatgtcctcataagtcaccctctccttgtaatacctgtgtcatacccatgtcattatacagagttatgTTAGATCTCAATGAAATGAGTTTCGGATGTTTGTGTCCGTACAATCTGAATGAATCGCTGAATCCACAGACCAAACGCTTCATTTAGTGAATAAGAGCATTTCACACCTGTCACATTTGCCATCTGCTCCCCTCAAGTCTCTCTTTGAGGAAGGTTTTCACCCTTCACACCTGATGAGCTTCAGCCTGGATGAGAGCAAGGGTAAGATCCTTCCCATCATTCCAGTTAAACGCTGATTATCCGGGGAATGCTGATGTTTTTGTAGATTATGTGTCTGTGATTTAGGGACTGTGTGACCCAGTCACCACCACACAATATCTAGCTACAAGTCAATGGAAAATTCAACTGGACTCAATCCATGATTGgggatatttatattttaatttatacttgtttattatttatatacaacataaaaaaggTTGTACAGAAAGATTACTTCTTCAGTTGCACTTCTTCAAAATTCCATGTTTAATTTAAAGTGTTGcatgccatttctttgtaattactaaatcactagcaatttctgaatCTAAATATTTCCTACATCAATTTTGTTTTCAGTGtagtttgttttttattgctttaattctGCATATAATTTACTTTTTCTACTGTGAAGTACTTAAAAGATTTCACCTTTCTATCTCCCCATTCGTTCACACAGTTGCCTGCAGTTTTTAAAGTTTAACTTCACTGTTTGCATTATGCACTTATAAGGATTTTTATGAATGAAtagaaatgaatagaaattagaTGGTAAATTATGAAGTCATGTAAATTCATTAGTCCAAAAGAGTGCGAATCCAGGAGCATCTcgaaaaacacaaacatgcagtTGTCACATTGCAGTTGCACAATTAGGGAAACCAAAAGTAAAGTGAGTTTTCTCTGTAGCCATCAGTGATATCCTTGTAACTGTTTTTGGTTCCCTTGTTGaagttttcttttttcagactGTCCACAAAAAGACGTTTTACTACTTGGAGCAGCTGATTTTGAAGCATTGAGAGCGCTGGCCTCAATACTGTCCTCAAtatcaaaatgaaatgaataaagcAACAATAAAGGAACCAGAAGATAGCATAAAACTCACACACAACTCCACACTAAGATTAGCTCTAGAGGATCCTGAACTACGATTCGGGACACTTCTAGCAGACAGTCTGAGGTGTTCAGAGCTGTCAGATTGTGTGCAGTGTTTTATAAACCAATGAGAGAACCTTAGTCAGTTCTCTGCTGGACTGGCGCAGTTCTGTTAAAGTCAGTTTAATATGCTTTCTACTTTTGTTTCATTAGTTTTCTggtttctaattattattattattttttttttcaagattctttgatgaataaaaagttgaaaagaacagcatttattcaaaccATAAATCTACCATGTGTATTCATCTCATATGTGAAGCAGCAAAATGGTatccaatatttaaaataaatcagcgtattttcatgatttctggagatcatgtgacactgaagactggaggaatgatgctgaaaatacagctgtgcatcacagaaatacattacactttaacacagatacaCATAGAAcgtagttattttgaattgtaataatatttcatcatataattgtatttttaatcaaatgaatgcagcctcgTGAGCTTCATTCTAAACAGTGATAACTCTAGCAAACCCTGACTGGTGGAAGGTCAGTGTGATGTCTGGTTTACTGTGAGTgtgtttaatttcagtttttattagcATGAAAAGATTTTAATGCATGAAAACAGGTCATAGAGTGTAACATGCTCTTGTTTTTACCCCAGCTTTGATTTTGCCATTGCCAATATCAGTGATGAGTTCCTCAATAAGATGAACCCTCACCATGTTCCTGATGTGGTAAGACAGTCACGCATTACATCTTTACGACTCGTGTGCATGTAAAGGATCTCCAGTACAAATAACTGTAACTGTGGCCACTGTGTGAACGAATGGCACAGACGTCTTTCATTACATGATGCTCATGGTGCTTTTAGTCTCTGCTGCATCTGTAAGAACACAATCTCTAGAACTGCTCTAAgcattaaaagttaaaataaaagtttggttacttttgttaaactttaaataaattgtgtaagtttcatgatttcaattatTCATGCTTTTtgataaatacaatttaacaacTCAAACAAAagtccagaaaaataaaaaaacaacttggTAAATTTAACcaatttcatagggccctactaCAGAAATATGTTGAATGTGAGCTAGGACTGAAtttttgatgtatatatataaaaatatactatatatatatatatatatatatatatatatatatatatatatatatatatatattatttatatttcatatcaaaacacaaaataaactatGTGCATGCAGTGTCGTGGCCAGTTAAgtcatggaattaccaaaaaggtgatttaagctgtgcatgcatgtaatacAGTGCTCGAAGGGGGGCTGGGGGGGAtccctcaaatatatatatatatatatatatatatatatatatatatatatatatatatatatatatatatatatatatatatatatatacactgtaaaacccgacaagttaacttaactcaaatcgtttgagtaaaccgattgccttgactgtaatacccgacaagtaaacttaactcaaacggtttgagtaaacagatatccttaagttatgttaactcaaaccgtttgaggaaaccgattgccttaaaccatttaagttgaaaaaactaacagttatgagtactctgaacttaattcagttgagttccctgaaagaagatatacattgcaattaagcagacatggggacttgtgacttggtgacttggactcgagtcgactcgagtcgctatttttaggacttgagacttgactcggacttggaagttaaagactcgggacttgacttgacttgagacacgatgacttgaacgacttgagtgttaatcaaatcatgttttcagtttgaatataaaatatataaattatttttttaaaataaagttgattacacagctggagcgcaggctgagaatagcgtcgtgactggatcaggacactatcatcagtcatgccctctctaccttacacacaccacgcccacttaaatcagatatcacatcacatcaacatgtcagcctgagaggtaccgagggtcatcgcttttgtcttcaatagttcgcgactaaaaacgcgtggaaaacgctagtcgcgccgctttctccttctttccaaagcgctcggcagaagtgctcctggggcgtctgtcgttgctaagcatccatgacacgctctctctcaatgaagacgtagaaaaggataaatggatttgcagcactaaaaatcgctcgcagtagctctgctactaaattcatttcaaaatggcaatccatatacagctatgaacagctgttccttcatgttagctgagctttcaacgttgatacgagaaaggatgaagctgattggttagttattgtcacatgacctgcagtgCGCTTGCagtattctgaaaagtttagatgtttttaactcgatgcggtgcgcgtcgtgagcgcgttgcttccattatgagcgcgcataccgcgcgcctacattggaaataacgaacttgcgcgcacaaaagacgtgatgtgaacggcccctaatgatccgctagcaggccgtcaaaaaaacgcattccaggggcggcgctagggctgggctaagggggcataagccccgaatattttgttaccttgtctttctcatagagcaaaacaattaatcagaaaaacaaatgtagctgccgcgattacccaatcatgagaagtgcatattacatatatatatatataccccatcattctccttcttggtcaaatagcccttaatgccttcagtgtgaatctacaattttcatagtcatgaaaataaagaaaactctttgaatgagaaggtgtgtccaaacttttggtctgtactgtacataacaaaaaagtatgaaacaactgaaaatacgtcatatttatattctatactctgagagagagagagagagagagagagagagtgtgtgtgtgtgtgtgtgtgtgtgtgtgtgtgtgtgagagagagagagagagagagagagagagagagagagaggtgttcagagaggagtcttttggatgtttagttttatggagtcaatgttgaaaatgtaaaacatttcaaacactgttggcagaagagaaaaataaataattttaggaagttacaattttgtttgattccatgatgtattttactgaacatgagtatttacaatgcaaatccaaattattctaatttactgacagttacttatatcttgtcttttaactttattaagatcagattctgcaggtaaaataacaatattaaggtgacttgacttggacttgacttgacatagcttgtgacttgacttgacttgacttgcccaagaaaaaaatacttgggacttacttgagacttgaaggttaagacttgagacttacttgagacttgcacatgtgtgacttggtcccatctctgcaattaagtgattaagtgattaattgagctttagtgatgaacacctgctgttaacaaacataattactgaagaaaagagagaaaggaacaacagctgacttcagacacagcctcactcaaacctgacaagttatgttaactcaaaccatttgaggaaaccgattgccttaaactatttaagttgaaaaaactaacagttatgagtactctttacttaattcagttgagttcactgaaagaagatgtacattgcaattaagtgattaagtgattaactaagtgctgattgtgaattagtgatgaacagctgctgttaacaaacagaatcactgaagaaaagagaaacacaagaactactacaactgacttcagacacagacttagatgaaatcaactgaaataaaatacattaaatctctcaagatctgattaaacaaccccacaaacagcatcaccagctccacttattaataaccagactgactttatttctgtcagacgtctacagaagatcttattgagaatgaactaaggtttagatgttgatttattgtttcatttgaagtaaccatgttagagatcagtgtttgctttagttgggctcttgacccttgacttctgtcttagtcttttctctggc from the Carassius gibelio isolate Cgi1373 ecotype wild population from Czech Republic chromosome A15, carGib1.2-hapl.c, whole genome shotgun sequence genome contains:
- the ppm1lb gene encoding LOW QUALITY PROTEIN: protein phosphatase, Mg2+/Mn2+ dependent, 1Lb (The sequence of the model RefSeq protein was modified relative to this genomic sequence to represent the inferred CDS: inserted 3 bases in 2 codons); protein product: MSFSAVGGFISFNGSWXSQGVLAMSRSLCDYPLKNLNVLIPDPDVLTFDLDRLQPQFMILASNGLWDAFSNEEAVHFIKACLVEPHFGAKSIVLQVFLQXCPDNITVMVVKFRKRGSRPQPAKENQIPCVIS